In a single window of the Planctomycetia bacterium genome:
- a CDS encoding outer membrane lipoprotein carrier protein LolA: MKSQVAKPLWTIALVLFCAGQVRAETIEDVKQKIHAKVSSYKSLEYRAIFTIDVNMPQMSMKSTTEQTAQYVNNGDKILGRLETTSKSEQKMGDQASKTESKTVDISDGQFAYTVSETDGTKSASKRKADLTKELSPFNAQASFKLMEEQFTIKLLPDETVDGKAAWVLEMKAKDPAQSALVGRTLSYYDKESGISVKSMSFDPSGKPTTTSMTKDIKINSTINPDRFVFKAPPGVNVVDTTVPGK; the protein is encoded by the coding sequence ATGAAATCACAAGTTGCAAAGCCGTTGTGGACGATCGCGTTGGTGCTGTTTTGTGCCGGCCAGGTTCGGGCGGAAACGATTGAAGACGTGAAGCAGAAGATTCACGCGAAAGTCTCGTCATACAAAAGTCTTGAATATAGGGCGATCTTCACCATAGACGTCAACATGCCTCAGATGAGCATGAAGTCGACGACCGAGCAGACGGCGCAATACGTGAACAATGGCGACAAAATCCTCGGACGGTTGGAGACCACCAGCAAGTCCGAGCAAAAGATGGGCGATCAGGCGAGCAAGACCGAATCCAAGACCGTCGACATCTCCGACGGCCAATTTGCGTATACGGTGTCCGAAACCGACGGGACAAAGTCGGCCTCGAAACGAAAGGCGGACCTCACCAAGGAGCTCAGCCCGTTCAACGCCCAGGCTTCGTTTAAGCTCATGGAAGAGCAATTTACAATCAAGCTGCTTCCGGACGAGACCGTTGACGGCAAGGCGGCCTGGGTGCTGGAGATGAAGGCCAAGGACCCGGCACAAAGCGCGTTGGTGGGAAGGACGCTTTCCTATTATGACAAGGAATCAGGAATCAGCGTCAAAAGCATGAGCTTCGACCCCAGCGGCAAGCCCACGACGACCTCCATGACGAAGGACATCAAAATCAACTCGACCATCAATCCTGACCGGTTTGTTTTCAAGGCGCCGCCGGGGGTGAATGTCGTGGACACGACAGTTCCGGGGAAGTAA
- the serS gene encoding serine--tRNA ligase, producing the protein MIDINFIRQNTEAVRAAIRDKRVTCDLDHLLAIDDRRRQIQQEADNLRGQSNELSSQIGLYKNPKSKWYQEAIAKGTPVETIKAEGDKLQAESAAIKQRIKELEDEERTTATDFKALMLTVPQVPSAKTPIGKDADENVEARRWGEPRKFDFEPKDHVELGASLGILDIERGVKLAGSRNYLLRGAGSLLHHAVLRLAMDVIIERGFEPVTVPILVRDEMMYGTGYYPGGEEQAYRCERDEKSLVGTAEVSLTAMYGDEILDESMLPVKLAAVSTCFRREAGAAGKDTYGIYRIHFFDKVEQVVLCRADEAESEKFHHEIIANAEAVLQKLELPYRVMAVCTGDMGQGKVEMYDIETWMPSRKSYGETHSASRFGEFQARRLNLRYKGENKKTRFCHTLNNTVIASPRILIPILEQYQNADGSVTVPAALRPYMGGRERITKH; encoded by the coding sequence ATGATCGACATCAACTTCATACGACAGAATACCGAGGCCGTCCGGGCTGCCATCCGGGACAAGCGGGTCACCTGCGACCTTGACCACCTGCTTGCGATCGACGATCGACGTCGGCAGATTCAGCAGGAGGCCGACAATCTGCGCGGCCAGAGCAACGAGCTTTCTTCGCAGATCGGCCTCTATAAGAACCCCAAGAGCAAGTGGTATCAGGAGGCCATCGCCAAGGGAACGCCGGTCGAGACGATCAAGGCTGAGGGCGACAAGCTTCAGGCCGAGTCCGCCGCCATCAAGCAGCGCATCAAGGAACTGGAGGACGAGGAGCGGACCACGGCGACCGATTTCAAGGCGCTGATGCTCACAGTTCCGCAGGTGCCGTCCGCCAAGACGCCGATCGGCAAGGACGCAGATGAAAACGTGGAGGCTCGGCGATGGGGCGAGCCGCGGAAATTCGACTTCGAGCCGAAGGACCACGTCGAGCTGGGGGCTTCGCTGGGGATTCTCGATATCGAGCGAGGGGTCAAGCTGGCGGGCTCGCGGAACTATCTACTGCGCGGAGCGGGGTCCCTGCTGCATCATGCGGTGCTGCGTCTCGCCATGGACGTCATCATCGAGCGGGGATTTGAGCCGGTCACCGTGCCGATCCTCGTCCGCGACGAAATGATGTACGGAACGGGCTATTACCCCGGCGGCGAAGAGCAGGCCTACCGCTGCGAACGCGATGAAAAGAGCCTCGTCGGTACCGCGGAGGTCTCGCTGACGGCGATGTACGGTGACGAGATTCTCGACGAGTCGATGCTGCCGGTGAAGCTGGCCGCCGTCTCCACGTGCTTCCGGCGGGAAGCCGGCGCGGCGGGAAAGGACACCTACGGCATCTACCGCATTCACTTTTTCGACAAGGTGGAGCAGGTCGTCCTGTGTCGGGCCGATGAGGCCGAGAGTGAGAAGTTCCACCACGAGATCATCGCCAATGCCGAGGCGGTCCTGCAAAAGCTGGAACTGCCCTATCGCGTGATGGCGGTTTGTACCGGGGATATGGGCCAGGGCAAGGTAGAGATGTACGACATCGAGACCTGGATGCCCTCCCGGAAGAGCTACGGCGAGACGCACAGCGCGTCGCGGTTCGGGGAGTTTCAGGCCCGGCGGCTGAATCTGCGCTACAAGGGCGAGAACAAGAAGACCCGATTCTGCCATACGCTGAACAACACGGTGATCGCGAGCCCGCGAATCCTGATTCCGATTCTGGAGCAGTATCAGAACGCCGATGGGAGCGTGACGGTGCCCGCGGCGCTGCGACCCTATATGGGTGGACGTGAACGGATCACCAAGCACTGA
- a CDS encoding M3 family oligoendopeptidase, which yields MRRSGRTPLPRPTRTFVPKDADLGKPAVVEGLYRDLEARPLGSAAALEAWLLEWSDLDAWLDEEGSIRYVEMTCQTDDAAREKRYLDFVENVQPLASVCNNRLEKKFLACDHRSALPRERFEVFIRQVENSAAIFREENVPLQTEDEKLRQQYQKVTGGLTVQYEGREQTIQQMGRYLENTDRHTRQDAWQRMADKWAEAREEIEAQFDKMVAVRHKIGVNAGFANYRDYAFKELERFDYNAADCETFSDAIAEIVVPAARRLAEKRKAQLGIDSLRPWDMAVDPQGRDPLRPFEGAARLIEGCAAMFAKVHPDFAGQFDTMRKENLLDLESRKGKAPGGYMMEYKGRRQPFIFMNAVGTHDDVQTLLHEGGHAFHVFAAAHEPLADLRDPPIEFAEVASMGMELIAGPHLGEFYNVADAARAWQDHLDGIVRFFPYMSTIDMLQHWAYTHPTHSRDERKAAWVALNRRFGDWVDYSGHDDALAYNWHRKGHPFTVPFYYVEYGIAQLGALGVWLNSKKDFPGAVASYRKALSLGGRRPLPELFATAGVQFDFSAGTLEPMVHAAEMELC from the coding sequence ATTCGCCGGTCAGGGAGGACTCCATTGCCACGCCCCACTCGCACTTTCGTTCCTAAGGACGCCGACCTCGGAAAGCCCGCTGTCGTCGAAGGCCTCTATCGCGATCTGGAAGCCCGACCGCTGGGCAGCGCCGCTGCCCTGGAGGCATGGCTGCTCGAATGGTCGGATCTGGACGCGTGGCTCGACGAGGAGGGCTCAATCCGCTACGTCGAGATGACCTGCCAGACCGACGACGCCGCGCGCGAAAAGCGCTATCTGGATTTTGTCGAGAATGTCCAGCCGCTCGCCAGTGTCTGCAACAATCGCCTTGAGAAAAAATTCCTCGCCTGCGATCACCGGTCGGCTCTGCCGCGCGAGCGTTTCGAGGTCTTCATTCGACAGGTCGAGAACAGCGCCGCCATATTCCGCGAGGAGAACGTCCCGCTCCAGACCGAGGACGAGAAGCTCCGTCAGCAATACCAGAAAGTGACCGGCGGCCTGACCGTCCAGTACGAGGGCCGCGAACAGACCATACAGCAGATGGGTCGCTATCTGGAGAACACGGATCGTCACACGCGGCAGGATGCGTGGCAGCGAATGGCCGACAAATGGGCCGAGGCCCGTGAGGAGATTGAGGCGCAGTTCGACAAGATGGTCGCCGTGCGGCACAAAATCGGCGTGAATGCCGGCTTCGCAAATTACCGGGACTACGCCTTCAAGGAACTGGAGCGATTCGACTACAACGCCGCCGACTGCGAAACGTTTTCCGACGCCATTGCCGAGATTGTCGTGCCCGCTGCCCGGCGGCTGGCAGAGAAACGCAAGGCACAACTCGGAATTGATTCTCTACGACCGTGGGACATGGCGGTGGATCCGCAGGGGCGCGATCCACTTCGGCCCTTTGAAGGCGCGGCCCGGTTGATTGAGGGCTGCGCCGCCATGTTTGCCAAGGTCCACCCCGATTTCGCCGGCCAGTTCGACACGATGCGAAAGGAAAACCTGCTCGACCTCGAGAGCCGCAAGGGCAAGGCCCCCGGCGGTTACATGATGGAATACAAGGGGCGACGGCAACCGTTCATCTTCATGAACGCCGTCGGCACGCACGACGACGTGCAGACCCTGCTCCACGAGGGCGGCCACGCCTTTCACGTCTTCGCCGCCGCTCACGAACCGCTGGCGGACTTGCGCGATCCGCCGATCGAATTCGCAGAGGTCGCCTCAATGGGAATGGAATTGATCGCCGGACCGCATCTTGGCGAGTTCTACAACGTCGCTGATGCCGCAAGGGCCTGGCAGGATCATCTCGACGGCATCGTGCGTTTCTTCCCTTACATGTCCACCATCGACATGCTTCAGCACTGGGCCTACACCCATCCGACGCACAGCCGCGACGAGCGCAAGGCCGCATGGGTGGCACTCAATCGCCGCTTCGGCGACTGGGTCGACTACTCCGGCCACGATGATGCCCTGGCTTACAACTGGCATCGCAAGGGCCATCCCTTCACGGTGCCTTTCTACTATGTGGAATACGGCATTGCCCAATTAGGCGCGCTGGGTGTGTGGCTGAATTCAAAAAAGGATTTCCCCGGGGCCGTGGCCTCGTATCGAAAAGCCCTGTCTCTCGGAGGAAGGCGGCCCTTGCCGGAGTTGTTCGCCACCGCCGGCGTGCAGTTCGATTTTTCGGCGGGCACCTTGGAGCCGATGGTCCACGCGGCTGAGATGGAGCTGTGCTGA